The DNA sequence ATCTGCCCCGTGGATTGAACTATCATGGATTCGCTTCTTCCCAAGGAAATCGTCGATCTCGCCCGCCGCGTGGTGGAGGAGAACGCCGCTGCCGGCCGCAAGATTGCGGTGGCGGAAAGCTGCACCGGCGGCCTCGTCGCGGCGGCGCTTACTGAAATTCCCGGCTCCTCCGCGGTGCTGGATCGCGGCTTCGTAACCTATTCGAACGAGGCCAAGCACGAGTGCCTGGGCGTGGCGGAGGATATTCTCGACGCCTTCGGCGCGGTTTCGGTCGCCTGCGTCTATGCCATGGCCC is a window from the Altererythrobacter sp. B11 genome containing:
- a CDS encoding CinA family protein, producing MDSLLPKEIVDLARRVVEENAAAGRKIAVAESCTGGLVAAALTEIPGSSAVLDRGFVTYSNEAKHECLGVAEDILDAFGAVSVACVYAMARGALEHSEADVAVAISGVAGPDGGSEKKPVGTVVFARAVRGSEEPDAEAKHFDETDRSGVRRQATLVALELLLP